The DNA segment AAGGCCGCTTGCCCCACGGAGCGGAATCCGCTCGGTACGGTTTCCTCATGATCGCACTACTCGGCAGCCGAGTCTCCGGAGAGCGCGGATGACGGCGGTGACGACCGTGACGACCGGGCCGGCGCCGTTCGACCCGGCCCGCCCGCTGATGGGCGTGGAAGAGGAGTACGTCGTCGTCGATCCCGCCACCCGGGCGGCGGCGCCGCGGGCGAGAGAGGTGGTCGGACGGGCCGCGGGGGCGCTGGGTGAGCGGACGAACACCGAGATCACCCTGTTCCAGGTGGAGGCCAAGACCGACCCGCACGCCGGGGTGGCCGGGCTGGAGGAGGACCTGCGCCGGATGCGTGAGGCGGTGGCGGCGGCCGCCCACGAGGAGGGGCTGGCCGTCGTGGCGTCGGGCACGCCGGTGCTGGGCGACGTCGTCCCGCCGCCGATCATCGACGGTCCTCGTTACCGGGTGGGCATCGAGAACTACCGCGCGCTGCACGACGAGCAGAGCATCTGCGCCGGTCACGTCCACGTCCACCTGCCGGACCGGGAACGCGCCGTGCTGGTGGGCAATCACCTGCGGCCGTGGCTGCCGGTGCTGATCGCCCTCATGGCCAACTCCCCGTTCTGGGCGGGGCGGGACACCGGGTATGCCAGCTGGCGCACGCTGTGCTGGACCAAGTGGCCGGTGGCGGGCCCTCCGCCGTACTTCGCCTCACTCGAGGAGTACGAGCGGCTGACCGGCGCGCTGGCCGAGGCGGGGGTGCTGGTGGACCCAGGGACGATCTTCTGGGACGTCCGCCCCTCGGCCAGGCTGCCGACGATCGAGGTCAGGGTGACCGACGTGCCCGCCACCGCGGCCGAGGCCGCGCTGCTCGCGATGGTCGTACGGGGACTGGTGGTGACCGCGCTGGAACGGGTGGAGCGCGGCGACCCCGGGCCCGAGCCGTCGGCCGAGCTGCTGCGCGCCGCCTACTGGCAGTCGGCCAGGGACGGCCTCGACGGCCACGGCATCGACCCGCTCACCGGTGTGCGCCGGCCCGCCCGCGACCTCGCCGACGCGCTGCTGCGGCACGTCACCCCGGCCCTGGAGGAGACCGGCGACCTCGCCGAGGTGACCGCCCGGCTGAAGGTCCTGTACGCGGCCGGCACCGGGGCGGCCCGGCAGTGGGCCGCCCACGCCCGGCGGGGCCGCGCCGAGGACGTGGTGGACCACCTCGTCGCGCAGCTGCTGGACTGACGGAGGCGCC comes from the Microbispora sp. ZYX-F-249 genome and includes:
- a CDS encoding carboxylate-amine ligase, translated to MTAVTTVTTGPAPFDPARPLMGVEEEYVVVDPATRAAAPRAREVVGRAAGALGERTNTEITLFQVEAKTDPHAGVAGLEEDLRRMREAVAAAAHEEGLAVVASGTPVLGDVVPPPIIDGPRYRVGIENYRALHDEQSICAGHVHVHLPDRERAVLVGNHLRPWLPVLIALMANSPFWAGRDTGYASWRTLCWTKWPVAGPPPYFASLEEYERLTGALAEAGVLVDPGTIFWDVRPSARLPTIEVRVTDVPATAAEAALLAMVVRGLVVTALERVERGDPGPEPSAELLRAAYWQSARDGLDGHGIDPLTGVRRPARDLADALLRHVTPALEETGDLAEVTARLKVLYAAGTGAARQWAAHARRGRAEDVVDHLVAQLLD